The segment AAGAACATATGAAATGCATATAGCAATAGATATGACTACAGGGATTCGACTATATTCGTAAGAGAGCAAATAGCTACCGAGCAACCTGCAGCATATTGAGTCGTTGCACACGATAAAAATAGACTACCAGAGTACTATGAGTTTTGAAAAACAGATAGCACAAGTATTCAACCTAAAAGGTGATAGTTGGTTGAAACATGCAAATCCATGGTCTGTATGGACAAGGTTTGTCACTTTGCCGTTTTTGGTTTTGGCGATTTGGTCAAGGGTTTGGATAGGTTGGTATTCTCTAATTCCGATATCGCTTCTTGTTATTTGGCTAATTATTAATCCTACATTGTTTAAAAAGCCCAAAAGCTTTGACAATTGGGGATCAAAGTCGGTATTGGGTGAAAAATATTGGTCTGAACGCAAGCGGAATCCCGTTCCAAAACACCACAACACAGTAGTTCGTATTTTAACCATTCTACAAACCATCGGCGGAATCATACTAATAGTAGGCTTATGGAAGCTTGAAATTAATTGGACCATTATCGGAGCAATAACTGTTTACTTGGCTAAAATGTGGTTTTTGGACAGAATGGTTTGGATATTTGAAGAAATGAATAACACCGCCCGCTAGGTAGTAACTGTATTGCGTTCCCATTTTATGTGCTATTAACGAGTTTACTCGAAGCAAACTCGTTACTCTTCTCAGATAATATTTCATCAATCGCTTTCATTTACGGAATTGGTCAACCAATTTAGAGCGGTATTTGAAAGAACTATGAAAACACTCAATCGCACACTGGCCATCATGTTGGTAAGTATCCTGACGGCATGGCCCACTTTTGCACAATCCAACAAACGCTTCGTCACGTCTCAGGCGGAGTTTGATGCAGCCCTCAACGCCTCCGTAGCAGGTGATTCCATCGTTTGGAAATCTGGTATCTACAGCCACGTGTCCATGGACATAGACAAGGATGGGGTCATCGTGACGGCAGAGGTCAGTGGTGAGGTGAGCATGACGGGTGCTTCGAGAGTGGAGATTCCAGCAGATGGAGTGACGCTGAGTGGTATTCAGTTCTTGTCCGGAGACATCAAGACAGCACATGTGATCGTCATCGATGGCAGTGATGTACTGGTCACAGAGATCAATATCAAAGACTACACGAGTTATAAATACCTGATCATAGATGAGTTGTCCCAACGTGTCACGGTGAGTCATTGCAACTTTGAAAATCGACTCAATCTGGATGATCAAAATATCCTGTCCATCCTCGTAGATGCTACACAACCAGGCTACCACACCATACAATTTTGTTCCTTTAAGAATTTTGCTGGTTCGGGTGGTGACATGGGGATCGAACCGATCCGAATTGGTGTAAGTACCCAAAGCAAGTTCATCAGCAGATCGGTTGTTGAGTACTGTTATTTCACCGCCTGTGATGGGGATGGTGAGATTATCTCCAATAAAGCAGCACAGAATGTGTTTCGTTACAACACCTTCGAGAACAATACAAAA is part of the Reichenbachiella agarivorans genome and harbors:
- a CDS encoding DUF6653 family protein, producing MSFEKQIAQVFNLKGDSWLKHANPWSVWTRFVTLPFLVLAIWSRVWIGWYSLIPISLLVIWLIINPTLFKKPKSFDNWGSKSVLGEKYWSERKRNPVPKHHNTVVRILTILQTIGGIILIVGLWKLEINWTIIGAITVYLAKMWFLDRMVWIFEEMNNTAR